Proteins encoded together in one Terriglobus saanensis SP1PR4 window:
- the tuf gene encoding elongation factor Tu produces the protein MAKEKFDRSKPHVNVGTIGHIDHGKTTLTAAITKVLSKHNPKNSFRSFDTIDNAPEERERGITIATSHVEYETANRHYAHVDCPGHADYIKNMITGAAQMDGAILVVAATDGPMPQTKEHVLLARQVGVPYIVVFLNKCDAVEDTELIDLVEMEVRELLSKYDFPGDDVPVIRGSALGALNGEAQWEASVDELMAAVDANVPQPDRLVDLPFLMPIEDIFSISGRGTVVTGRIERGRINVGGPAEIVGFRETRQTVVTGVEMFKKQLDEGLAGDNAGLLLRGIAKEDVERGMVLAKPGSITPHTTFKGEIYVLSKEEGGRHTPFFDGYRPQFYFRTTDVTGSAKLPAGTEMVMPGDNISLEITLHTPVAMEKGLRFAIREGGRTVGAGTISEIIK, from the coding sequence ATGGCGAAGGAAAAGTTTGACCGGTCTAAGCCGCACGTAAACGTAGGAACGATTGGTCATATTGATCATGGCAAGACGACGTTGACGGCGGCGATCACGAAGGTATTGTCGAAGCACAACCCGAAGAACAGCTTCCGTTCGTTCGACACGATTGACAACGCACCGGAAGAGCGCGAGCGCGGCATTACGATTGCGACCTCGCACGTGGAGTATGAGACGGCGAACCGTCACTATGCCCACGTCGACTGCCCGGGCCACGCCGATTACATCAAGAACATGATCACGGGCGCAGCGCAGATGGACGGCGCGATCCTCGTGGTGGCAGCGACCGACGGACCGATGCCCCAGACCAAGGAGCACGTTCTCCTGGCGCGCCAGGTAGGCGTACCGTACATCGTTGTGTTCCTGAACAAGTGCGATGCTGTGGAAGACACGGAGCTGATCGACCTGGTCGAGATGGAAGTGCGCGAGCTTCTGAGCAAGTATGACTTCCCTGGCGACGACGTTCCCGTGATCCGCGGCTCTGCCCTCGGCGCTCTGAACGGCGAAGCGCAGTGGGAAGCCTCCGTAGACGAGCTGATGGCCGCTGTGGACGCGAACGTTCCCCAGCCTGACCGTCTCGTGGACCTGCCGTTCCTGATGCCGATCGAAGATATCTTCTCGATCTCCGGCCGCGGAACTGTGGTGACGGGCCGTATCGAGCGTGGCCGCATCAACGTGGGTGGACCTGCGGAGATCGTTGGCTTCCGCGAGACGCGCCAGACGGTTGTGACGGGCGTTGAGATGTTCAAGAAGCAGTTGGACGAGGGTCTTGCGGGCGATAACGCTGGTCTTCTTCTACGCGGTATCGCGAAGGAAGATGTGGAGCGCGGCATGGTGTTGGCCAAGCCGGGATCGATCACGCCGCACACGACGTTCAAGGGCGAGATCTATGTTCTTTCGAAGGAAGAGGGCGGACGTCATACCCCGTTCTTCGACGGCTACCGTCCCCAGTTCTACTTCCGGACCACGGACGTGACGGGATCGGCAAAGCTGCCAGCAGGTACAGAGATGGTGATGCCGGGCGACAACATCTCGCTGGAGATCACGCTGCACACGCCGGTGGCGATGGAAAAGGGTCTGCGCTTCGCCATCCGTGAGGGTGGACGTACCGTCGGAGCCGGTACCATCTCCGAGATCATCAAGTAA
- the nusG gene encoding transcription termination/antitermination protein NusG, with protein sequence MADELNPVEPTAVETPAPAVEGAETLPPPVNEKFKWYIIHAYSGFERKVKESLESRIQAYGLQHKIGRVMIPTEPVTEVRNGKKYVIERVFLPGYVLVEMDLDNDLWHTIKNTPRVTGFLGTGDSPVALSEQEVSSIIFRTDVSKDKPKLKVKFEKGEMVKITDGPFANFNGAVDDVNEDKQTLKVMVSIFGRSTPVEIEFSKVDKIVE encoded by the coding sequence ATGGCAGACGAATTGAATCCGGTAGAACCAACCGCAGTAGAAACGCCCGCGCCCGCTGTTGAAGGCGCCGAGACGCTGCCACCGCCGGTGAACGAAAAATTCAAGTGGTACATCATTCACGCCTACTCCGGCTTCGAGCGCAAGGTCAAAGAGTCGCTTGAGAGCCGCATCCAGGCTTACGGTCTGCAGCACAAGATCGGCCGCGTGATGATTCCCACGGAGCCTGTTACCGAGGTTCGTAACGGCAAGAAGTACGTCATCGAGCGCGTCTTCCTTCCCGGCTACGTGCTGGTGGAGATGGACCTCGACAACGACCTCTGGCACACCATCAAGAACACGCCCCGCGTCACCGGATTCCTCGGTACCGGAGATTCACCGGTTGCGCTCTCCGAGCAGGAAGTCAGCTCCATCATCTTCCGCACCGATGTTTCGAAGGACAAGCCGAAGCTTAAGGTGAAGTTCGAAAAGGGCGAGATGGTCAAGATCACCGACGGCCCGTTCGCCAACTTCAACGGCGCGGTCGACGATGTGAACGAAGACAAGCAGACCCTGAAGGTCATGGTCTCCATCTTCGGTCGTTCCACGCCGGTAGAGATTGAATTTTCGAAGGTAGACAAGATTGTCGAGTAG
- a CDS encoding D-arabinono-1,4-lactone oxidase yields MDKRDFLKGSAALAATMAVAGIADATDSPAPTPVPRENWSGTFHYHTNKVLQPANVAEVQDAVRSVNHARALGTRHSFNGIADSTVAQISTLGLKDVLLDAAAKTVKVGGGIKYGELAQQLDAKGFALHNLASLPHISVAGSIATATHGSGVRNGNLATAVSAIELVAADGAVHTLSRAKDGEEFLGAVVGLGALGVVTHVTLDVQPSYQMTQVVYEDLDFGQLEHNFAAIMGTGYSLSLFTNWQKHQAWEVWIKRRVDQGGDATPPPMFYGATLATKKLHPVVGQSAEKTTEQMNTVGKWYERLPHFKMEFTPSTGKEIQTEYFVPFEHAYEAVLAVESLRKQITPHIFVTEVRAIAADDLWMSMAYQRKSLAIHFTWKPEWEAVQKILPQIEAKLAPFQARPHWAKMFALKAAQIDKLYPKANDFKALVAKYDPQGKFRNEFLQTVLFG; encoded by the coding sequence ATGGATAAGCGAGATTTTCTGAAGGGGTCTGCCGCGCTGGCAGCCACGATGGCCGTTGCAGGGATTGCAGATGCGACGGATTCTCCTGCGCCAACGCCCGTGCCGCGCGAAAACTGGAGCGGGACGTTTCACTACCACACCAACAAAGTACTGCAGCCTGCGAACGTTGCCGAGGTGCAGGATGCTGTGCGCAGTGTGAACCATGCGCGCGCCTTGGGGACGCGGCACTCCTTCAACGGCATTGCGGATTCCACGGTGGCGCAGATCTCCACGCTGGGGCTGAAGGATGTCTTGCTGGACGCGGCGGCGAAGACGGTGAAGGTCGGTGGAGGCATCAAGTACGGCGAGTTGGCGCAGCAACTGGATGCCAAGGGATTTGCACTGCATAACCTCGCATCGCTCCCGCATATCTCGGTGGCCGGATCCATTGCCACGGCGACGCATGGCTCTGGTGTACGCAACGGCAATCTGGCGACGGCGGTTTCGGCGATCGAGTTGGTCGCAGCGGATGGCGCGGTGCATACGCTTTCGCGGGCGAAGGATGGCGAAGAGTTTCTGGGCGCTGTGGTTGGCCTGGGCGCGCTGGGTGTGGTGACGCATGTGACGCTGGATGTGCAGCCGAGTTACCAGATGACGCAGGTGGTCTATGAGGATCTGGACTTCGGCCAGCTGGAGCATAACTTCGCAGCCATTATGGGAACGGGCTATAGCCTGTCGCTGTTTACCAACTGGCAGAAGCACCAGGCGTGGGAGGTGTGGATCAAGCGCCGCGTCGACCAGGGTGGGGACGCCACGCCGCCGCCGATGTTCTACGGTGCGACGCTGGCGACGAAGAAGCTGCATCCCGTTGTGGGCCAGTCCGCCGAGAAGACGACCGAGCAGATGAATACCGTCGGCAAGTGGTACGAGCGCCTGCCTCACTTCAAGATGGAGTTCACGCCCTCCACGGGCAAAGAGATCCAGACGGAGTACTTCGTGCCCTTCGAGCACGCGTATGAGGCGGTGCTGGCCGTGGAGAGTCTGCGTAAGCAGATTACGCCGCACATTTTTGTGACGGAAGTTCGCGCCATCGCGGCGGACGACCTCTGGATGAGCATGGCGTACCAGCGGAAGTCGCTTGCGATCCACTTCACATGGAAGCCGGAGTGGGAGGCGGTGCAGAAGATCCTTCCGCAGATCGAAGCGAAGCTGGCTCCGTTCCAGGCGCGTCCGCATTGGGCGAAGATGTTTGCGTTGAAGGCGGCGCAGATCGACAAGCTTTACCCGAAGGCCAACGACTTCAAGGCGCTGGTGGCCAAGTACGATCCGCAGGGCAAGTTCCGCAACGAATTTCTGCAGACGGTTTTATTTGGATAG
- a CDS encoding GNAT family N-acetyltransferase — MDTSSPDLTIRHAELQDALEISRLAWQLGYERSPEAVRVWIECLGTRTDHQAAFVACTEEEVVGWIEVSVENRIQTPPFALIGGLVVKDGIRGAGIGRRLCEEAEIWARQHGLERIRVTSRSTREAAHRFYLRDGYREVKTSLVFEKKLSEKA; from the coding sequence ATGGATACCTCCTCCCCAGATCTGACCATTCGGCACGCCGAGCTCCAGGATGCCCTGGAGATCTCCCGGCTCGCATGGCAGCTCGGCTACGAACGCAGTCCCGAAGCCGTGCGCGTCTGGATCGAATGCCTCGGAACGCGCACCGATCATCAGGCTGCCTTCGTCGCCTGCACGGAAGAAGAGGTCGTCGGCTGGATTGAGGTGTCGGTCGAAAACCGCATCCAGACACCTCCCTTCGCTCTCATCGGAGGCCTGGTCGTAAAAGATGGCATACGCGGGGCGGGCATAGGCCGGCGGCTTTGTGAAGAAGCAGAGATCTGGGCCCGGCAGCACGGGTTGGAGCGCATTCGTGTCACTTCCCGCAGCACACGCGAAGCCGCACACCGGTTTTATCTGCGGGACGGGTATCGCGAGGTCAAAACCTCCCTGGTCTTTGAAAAGAAACTCTCGGAGAAAGCCTGA
- the rplK gene encoding 50S ribosomal protein L11 produces the protein MAPKKITGYVKLQVMAAKATPAPPIGPALGQAQVNIMEFCKQFNDRTKAPEMAGLTIPVVITVFADRTFTFVTKTPPAAVLLKKVAGLAKGSGTPNKDKVGKVTEAQIREIATQKMPDLNASSVETAMKSIRGTARSMGIEVIG, from the coding sequence ATGGCACCGAAGAAGATCACAGGTTACGTCAAGCTCCAGGTCATGGCCGCCAAGGCAACGCCCGCGCCCCCAATTGGTCCCGCGCTCGGTCAGGCGCAGGTCAACATCATGGAGTTCTGCAAGCAGTTCAACGACCGTACCAAGGCACCGGAGATGGCGGGTCTTACGATCCCCGTTGTCATCACCGTCTTCGCCGACCGTACTTTCACCTTCGTCACCAAGACGCCGCCCGCGGCCGTCCTGCTGAAGAAGGTTGCCGGTCTGGCCAAGGGATCCGGTACACCGAACAAGGACAAGGTCGGCAAGGTCACTGAGGCTCAGATTCGTGAGATCGCGACCCAGAAGATGCCTGACCTCAATGCCAGCTCGGTTGAGACTGCAATGAAGTCCATCCGCGGTACCGCCCGCTCCATGGGCATCGAAGTCATCGGCTAA
- a CDS encoding SPL family radical SAM protein — protein sequence MESEEKANMGDVLFPILGQAPVAIAKMAAESDWLDAGHDVEFRSLGVKSILNKSVSKRLKWMVWSINPYRGCEFGCRYCYARYTHEFMELRDPEAFERKIFIKQNAAWLLEQELRRMEKRGTIHEEIALGTATDPWQPIERRERVTRSLLEVMARRSGLQLGVVTKSTLIERDLDLLREIDAKSRLVIHLTITTPDVELARKLEPRAPRPDLRMRTVRRFRAAGIRIGVLNSPLLPGITDTPEAIDAMAKWSAEAGASFFAAQPLFLKSCSRPTYFDFVKEHFPALENDYAERFRTMDFASGPYRERLRALVAASCRKYRLNERSRDTLLTRDAGDTKKPAQREPAAVQQRLFA from the coding sequence ATGGAAAGCGAAGAAAAGGCGAATATGGGCGATGTATTATTTCCAATTCTGGGGCAGGCTCCCGTCGCCATCGCGAAGATGGCCGCTGAGAGCGACTGGCTCGATGCCGGGCACGACGTCGAGTTTCGCTCGCTCGGTGTGAAGTCCATCCTGAACAAGTCGGTCTCCAAACGGCTGAAGTGGATGGTCTGGAGCATTAATCCCTATCGCGGCTGCGAGTTCGGCTGCCGCTACTGCTACGCCCGCTACACGCACGAGTTCATGGAGCTGCGCGACCCCGAAGCCTTCGAGCGAAAGATCTTCATCAAGCAGAACGCGGCGTGGCTGCTGGAGCAGGAGTTGCGCCGCATGGAGAAGCGCGGCACCATCCACGAAGAGATAGCCCTGGGAACCGCGACCGACCCATGGCAGCCCATCGAACGCAGGGAGCGCGTCACGCGATCTCTGCTGGAGGTCATGGCCAGGCGCTCCGGCCTGCAGCTGGGAGTCGTCACCAAGTCCACACTGATCGAACGCGACCTCGACCTGCTGCGCGAGATCGATGCGAAAAGCAGGCTCGTCATCCACCTGACCATCACCACGCCCGACGTCGAACTGGCCCGCAAGCTGGAACCCCGCGCGCCACGCCCCGATCTGCGCATGCGCACGGTGCGGCGTTTCCGTGCAGCGGGAATTCGGATAGGCGTGTTGAACTCGCCGCTTCTGCCCGGCATCACCGACACGCCCGAAGCAATCGACGCCATGGCGAAGTGGAGCGCGGAGGCAGGGGCCAGCTTTTTCGCCGCACAGCCGCTCTTCCTCAAAAGCTGCTCACGCCCAACGTACTTCGACTTCGTGAAAGAGCACTTCCCTGCCTTGGAGAACGACTACGCGGAGCGCTTCCGCACGATGGACTTTGCCTCAGGGCCATACCGAGAACGTCTGCGCGCGCTCGTAGCGGCATCCTGCCGTAAATACCGCCTCAACGAACGCAGCAGAGATACCCTGCTGACCCGCGACGCAGGCGATACGAAGAAACCCGCGCAGCGGGAACCAGCAGCCGTGCAACAGCGGCTCTTTGCCTGA
- the rpmG gene encoding 50S ribosomal protein L33, whose protein sequence is MREIVTLQCPDCKNRNYSTTKNKKTTTGRLEFKKFCNFCRKHTPHRETK, encoded by the coding sequence ATGCGCGAAATTGTCACTCTTCAGTGCCCGGACTGTAAGAACCGGAACTACTCAACGACGAAGAACAAGAAGACCACCACGGGCCGTCTTGAGTTCAAAAAGTTCTGCAACTTCTGCCGCAAACACACCCCTCACCGGGAAACAAAGTAG
- a CDS encoding SDR family oxidoreductase, with amino-acid sequence MAQSHKGHIALITGANKGIGYEVARQLGKEGITVLVTARNPELGEAATAKLKADGADAHFIELDVSKPETIAKAAEQVKAKFGHIDILVNNAGIIDPKDGLPGTAEIDAVRRVLEVNFFGVLAVTQAFLPLVRESKSGRIVNVSSGLGSLTQNADPNWPFAAYKPIGYNGSKAILNMMTIQLAYELKDTSIKVNTVDPGYTATDINGNSGHQTVEEGAAETVRMALIPDEGPTGGYTNNEGIVPW; translated from the coding sequence ATGGCACAGTCTCACAAAGGTCATATCGCCCTGATTACGGGCGCAAATAAGGGAATCGGTTACGAGGTCGCCCGCCAGCTCGGCAAAGAGGGCATCACGGTCCTCGTCACCGCCCGCAACCCCGAACTCGGCGAAGCCGCCACAGCCAAGCTGAAAGCCGACGGCGCAGACGCCCATTTCATCGAACTCGACGTCTCGAAGCCCGAAACCATCGCCAAGGCGGCGGAGCAGGTCAAAGCAAAGTTCGGCCACATCGACATCCTCGTCAATAATGCTGGAATTATTGATCCCAAGGACGGTCTTCCTGGCACCGCCGAGATCGACGCCGTCCGCCGCGTTCTGGAGGTCAACTTCTTTGGCGTACTTGCAGTCACGCAGGCCTTTCTTCCCTTGGTCCGCGAGTCAAAATCCGGACGGATCGTCAACGTCTCCAGCGGTCTCGGCTCTCTCACCCAGAACGCCGATCCAAACTGGCCCTTCGCCGCATACAAGCCCATCGGCTACAACGGTTCGAAGGCCATCCTCAACATGATGACCATCCAGCTCGCCTACGAACTGAAGGACACTTCTATCAAGGTCAACACCGTCGATCCCGGCTACACCGCGACCGATATCAACGGAAACAGCGGCCACCAGACCGTAGAAGAAGGCGCTGCCGAGACCGTTCGCATGGCCCTCATCCCCGACGAAGGCCCGACCGGCGGGTACACCAACAACGAAGGCATCGTTCCCTGGTAA
- a CDS encoding HipA family kinase produces the protein MLRSVAATRYVLALREGGSLPAIVEADDLGLYVVKFRGAGQGALALVAELVTGEIGRALGLRVPELVFVEVDAVLGRSDPDAEIRHLLKASVGLNLALDYLPGSTMFDPAAGDIASPEIASMAVWFDAFVQNVDRTARNANLLMWHRQTYFIDHGAALFFHHNWETAEEKIASPFAASQHHVLLPWASEIAISGAKAKIIITADLLREILAMVPEAWLETPISSAAVRREAYLDYLMRRLAASPIFEEEAIRAHQRLV, from the coding sequence ATGCTTCGTTCCGTTGCAGCAACGCGTTACGTTCTGGCCCTCCGCGAGGGCGGCTCTCTGCCTGCCATTGTGGAGGCCGATGACCTCGGTCTCTACGTCGTGAAGTTTCGCGGCGCGGGACAGGGCGCGCTCGCGCTGGTTGCGGAACTGGTGACCGGTGAGATCGGTCGCGCCCTTGGCCTCCGCGTACCGGAACTGGTCTTTGTTGAGGTCGATGCCGTCCTGGGACGCAGCGATCCCGACGCCGAGATTCGCCACTTGCTCAAAGCCAGCGTCGGCCTGAACCTCGCGCTCGACTATCTCCCCGGATCGACCATGTTCGATCCAGCTGCGGGCGACATCGCTTCTCCAGAAATCGCTTCGATGGCCGTCTGGTTCGATGCGTTCGTCCAGAACGTCGACCGCACTGCGCGCAATGCCAATCTGCTGATGTGGCACAGGCAGACCTACTTCATCGACCACGGCGCAGCGCTCTTCTTTCACCACAACTGGGAGACCGCTGAGGAGAAGATCGCCTCGCCCTTCGCGGCGAGCCAGCACCACGTTCTGCTCCCCTGGGCGAGCGAGATCGCAATCTCCGGAGCCAAGGCAAAAATCATCATCACAGCGGATCTGCTCCGAGAGATTCTGGCGATGGTCCCCGAAGCGTGGCTTGAAACGCCAATCTCCTCTGCGGCCGTGCGACGCGAAGCGTACCTCGATTACCTGATGCGCCGCCTCGCTGCGTCCCCAATCTTTGAAGAGGAGGCGATCCGTGCCCACCAACGCCTCGTTTGA
- a CDS encoding DUF3037 domain-containing protein, which translates to MPTNASFDYAVLRVVPRVERQEFVNIGVIVFCLEKRYLAAKVHVDEQRLRALWPSLDIPMVQQHAKAVVRICEGDLSAGPIAKLSQRERFHWLISPRSTVIQTSAAHTGVCSETHGVLERLFAQLVSQ; encoded by the coding sequence GTGCCCACCAACGCCTCGTTTGATTACGCCGTCCTCCGCGTTGTGCCACGCGTGGAGCGGCAGGAGTTCGTCAACATCGGCGTCATCGTCTTCTGCCTGGAGAAGCGCTACCTCGCCGCCAAAGTACACGTAGACGAACAACGCCTCCGCGCCCTCTGGCCTTCCCTGGACATCCCCATGGTGCAGCAACATGCGAAAGCCGTCGTGCGCATCTGCGAAGGCGACCTCTCCGCAGGCCCCATCGCAAAGCTCTCGCAACGCGAACGCTTCCACTGGCTGATCTCGCCACGAAGCACAGTCATCCAGACTTCAGCGGCCCATACGGGAGTTTGTTCGGAGACGCACGGCGTCCTAGAGAGATTGTTTGCTCAGCTGGTAAGTCAGTAG
- the secE gene encoding preprotein translocase subunit SecE has translation MAKAIAVAETSNDGMDRLKSGPARLRTFLEDVRNETKKLSTPTGAEVKSTTIVVLVTVFVFAAYFAVVDYIASHTVGALLEKLTQH, from the coding sequence ATGGCCAAGGCAATCGCAGTGGCGGAAACTTCCAATGACGGTATGGATCGGCTGAAGAGCGGACCGGCGCGTTTGCGCACCTTCCTGGAAGACGTCCGCAATGAGACCAAGAAGCTTTCGACTCCGACCGGTGCAGAAGTCAAGTCGACTACGATCGTCGTTCTCGTCACCGTGTTTGTCTTCGCGGCTTATTTTGCCGTCGTGGACTACATCGCGAGCCACACCGTAGGTGCATTGCTTGAGAAGCTGACACAGCACTAA
- a CDS encoding PQQ-dependent sugar dehydrogenase, with product MRFSHIAALALLAAPLVSTNAMAQTAATGQDAFHDWNQQKPGTRVHLTVQDLPAPNPEESVDNGPSVVPRPEGATPVAPEGFTVSLYAQGDFNQPRLIRTAPNGDFFLADSGAGKVIVLRGMKADGSVAERMDFATGLDHPFGINFYPAVNPKWVYVANTTSVVRFAYKAGDMKASGAPETVVQTLPGYAQLRGGGHWTRDVVFSKDGSRMFVSVGSGSNVDDTEICEGGTNKAVDGTFDREQCSGKIVPNPKEFHRADVLEYNPSGKFTKVYAYGIRNCVGEAINPITGQLWCSTNERDRLGNHLVPDYITHVEEGGFYGWPWYYMGQQQDPRHAGKHPELKAKVITPDILVQPHMASLEMLFYNGNMFPASYTGDIFAAEHGSWNRKNRAGYEVVRGIVKNGKATGEYEDFLTGFLTPDGQVWGRPVGVTVAKDGSLIVVEDGAKTIWRVSYTGKK from the coding sequence ATGCGCTTCTCACACATCGCCGCACTCGCCCTCCTTGCAGCGCCGCTTGTTTCGACAAACGCAATGGCGCAGACCGCCGCCACCGGACAGGACGCCTTCCACGACTGGAACCAGCAGAAGCCTGGAACCCGCGTCCATCTCACCGTTCAGGATCTTCCCGCACCGAATCCAGAGGAGTCCGTGGACAACGGCCCCTCGGTCGTCCCGCGTCCCGAGGGCGCTACTCCGGTTGCGCCCGAAGGCTTTACCGTCTCCCTTTATGCGCAGGGGGACTTCAATCAGCCCCGCCTGATCCGCACCGCACCCAATGGGGACTTCTTTCTCGCAGACTCCGGCGCAGGTAAGGTCATCGTCCTTCGCGGCATGAAGGCGGATGGCTCTGTCGCCGAACGGATGGATTTTGCCACAGGTCTGGATCATCCCTTTGGCATCAACTTCTACCCGGCGGTGAATCCCAAGTGGGTGTATGTCGCCAACACGACTTCCGTCGTCCGCTTTGCATATAAAGCCGGGGACATGAAGGCCTCCGGTGCGCCGGAGACCGTGGTTCAGACGCTGCCGGGATACGCCCAGCTTCGCGGCGGAGGTCACTGGACGCGCGATGTGGTCTTCTCCAAGGATGGCAGCAGGATGTTCGTCTCGGTCGGTTCGGGGTCGAACGTGGACGACACCGAGATCTGCGAGGGTGGAACGAACAAGGCCGTGGATGGCACCTTTGATCGCGAACAATGTTCCGGCAAGATTGTTCCTAATCCCAAGGAGTTCCACCGCGCCGATGTGCTGGAGTACAACCCGTCCGGCAAGTTCACCAAGGTCTACGCCTACGGCATTCGTAACTGCGTGGGCGAGGCCATCAACCCGATCACCGGGCAGCTCTGGTGTTCCACCAACGAGCGTGACCGTCTGGGCAATCACCTTGTGCCCGATTACATCACGCACGTCGAAGAGGGTGGTTTCTACGGCTGGCCGTGGTACTACATGGGCCAGCAGCAGGATCCGCGCCATGCGGGCAAGCATCCCGAGCTGAAGGCGAAGGTCATTACCCCGGATATTCTGGTGCAGCCCCACATGGCCTCGCTGGAGATGCTCTTCTACAACGGCAACATGTTCCCCGCGAGCTACACGGGAGACATCTTCGCCGCCGAACATGGCAGCTGGAACCGCAAGAACCGCGCCGGGTACGAGGTCGTTCGCGGCATCGTGAAGAACGGTAAGGCTACCGGTGAGTATGAAGACTTCCTGACGGGCTTTCTCACACCGGACGGGCAGGTCTGGGGTCGTCCTGTAGGTGTCACGGTCGCCAAGGATGGTTCACTTATTGTGGTGGAAGATGGTGCCAAGACGATCTGGCGGGTTAGCTATACGGGCAAGAAGTAG